In one Methanocorpusculum vombati genomic region, the following are encoded:
- the leuB gene encoding 3-isopropylmalate dehydrogenase translates to MGRYTLAVLPGDGIGPEVVAEAVKVLAAVGKKFGHTFDLRYAPFGGAAIDSSGSPFPPETEDTCMNADAVLFGAVGGPKWDTLDPVIRPEKGLLALRKAAGAFANLRPAKLFPELADACYLRPDIVAKGIDIMVVRELIGDVYFGEPSGIEVRDGERVGFSNMIYGEYEIRRVARVAFETAMKRNKKLCSVDKANVLAVSRLWREVVTEVSREYPEVELSYMYVDNAAMQLVRNPAAFDVIVTGNLFGDILSDEAAAITGSIGMLPSASVGGPDMPGLYEPVHGSAPDIAGQDLANPVATILSAAMLLRYSLSLPAEADAVEAAVAAVLAEGYRTGDIYRDGMRKVGCSEMGQLIADRV, encoded by the coding sequence ATGGGGAGATATACGCTTGCGGTTCTTCCGGGCGATGGTATCGGTCCGGAGGTGGTTGCGGAGGCGGTGAAGGTTCTTGCGGCGGTCGGGAAAAAGTTCGGGCATACGTTTGATCTGCGGTATGCACCATTCGGGGGAGCGGCGATCGATTCGTCCGGGTCACCGTTTCCGCCGGAGACGGAGGATACGTGCATGAATGCAGATGCAGTTCTGTTCGGTGCGGTGGGGGGTCCGAAATGGGATACGCTTGATCCGGTCATCAGGCCGGAGAAGGGGCTGCTTGCCCTGCGGAAAGCGGCGGGAGCGTTTGCAAATCTCCGGCCTGCGAAGCTGTTTCCGGAGCTTGCGGATGCCTGTTATCTGCGGCCCGATATTGTGGCAAAGGGTATTGATATCATGGTCGTTCGGGAGTTGATCGGGGATGTGTACTTCGGGGAGCCGTCGGGGATTGAGGTCCGGGACGGCGAGCGGGTGGGTTTTTCCAATATGATTTACGGGGAGTACGAGATCCGCCGCGTTGCAAGGGTGGCGTTTGAGACGGCAATGAAGCGGAACAAAAAGCTCTGTTCGGTGGATAAGGCGAATGTTCTGGCGGTGTCCCGGCTCTGGCGCGAGGTGGTGACGGAGGTGTCACGGGAGTATCCGGAGGTTGAGCTGTCATATATGTATGTGGATAATGCGGCGATGCAGCTTGTCCGTAATCCTGCGGCGTTTGATGTGATTGTGACGGGGAATTTGTTCGGCGATATTTTGTCGGATGAGGCTGCGGCGATTACGGGGTCTATTGGGATGCTGCCGTCCGCGTCGGTGGGAGGGCCGGATATGCCCGGTCTCTACGAGCCGGTTCACGGTTCGGCCCCGGATATTGCGGGGCAGGATCTGGCAAATCCGGTGGCGACAATTCTGTCGGCTGCGATGCTTTTGCGGTATTCGCTGAGTCTTCCTGCGGAGGCGGACGCGGTGGAGGCGGCGGTTGCTGCGGTGCTGGCGGAGGGGTACCGGACGGGGGATATTTACCGGGACGGGATGCGGAAGGTCGGCTGTTCCGAGATGGGACAGCTGATTGCGGATCGGGTGTGA